The Pyrus communis chromosome 5, drPyrComm1.1, whole genome shotgun sequence region TTTGAAAGTTATGAtaggaaataaaaaaacacagcGTAAGATTCCTCAATGTGAACCTTACAAACTAGAAAGGGACACCTATATCTTCAACTGCTGAAACCATCCACAATGTTCCTCGCAAAATGCTCTACAATTCTTGTCCTCTCCTAATTTTCTGAGAACAACAGTACGTAGAAATTTCGCGGATacaaagcaaaacaaatatCATGCTTTAAAGTCCTAAAGAATCAACAAGGATGGGGACACTTCCTGAGTGTAGAAGCATGAGAGGGCCATGACGTTGAGATAATGCTTGAAACAAGTGATGAGGGTACAACCCTAGTTGGTGCAAGTTTCCAATGATAGGGAGCTTGGGTGGAGAAGGCAGTGACGGGGTTTTGTTTGTGTAAGggaattttgcactcaaattaGCGAGTAATTGTAGCAAAGTGTAATATTGACAAATTACAGTAAGGTCTTTGCCACATTATGAAATAGTTGTGAAAAGAGTAATTATTACATTTTAGGGAGAGTCTCAATTGGGGCTCTCAGCAACATAAAGCATCGAGTTTTGTCTTCAGAAACTCAAGACTCTTTTGTATATATTGGTGGAAATGCAGAGATGGGTGCTCTTTGCTGCTGCCCTTGCGTTGAGGAATTCCAAGAATATGCGCTTTCGAGCAATTCATAGGCATTGCTTATCTCTGAGATACTTCTTCCACCAGCTGGGTAGGTATAAAAGGCATGATCAACTCAATACTTTGTCGGTTCTTCCGTTCAGGAACTCTCCTAGGAAATTTACGTAGTTTTCTATTATCGGATGCGTTTGGTTATATAAATGTTTTagatttattttctgaaaaggAAAGGGCAGTGGACCATAAATTGGCATGTCAATTGGAAACTGAGGAGCCTGATGCAACTAAACAAATTTGTCTACATTActtctaaaaatttgaaatgttaATGATGGCTACAAAGTAAACTGTTCGAAATCATCTATCAGTTTTAAGTTTGGGCCAACTTACTTGAATAGAAAGACATTTTCAAGGTTATTGTTAAATGAAAATGTTCTGTTTCTTATGcgtattagaaagaaaaaaaaaatcatgtttcaTTCTGAGTTCATGTTTTTCCCCAGTATGTCTAGAAGTatgaattttcctttttgttgacCTTTTTAGTCGGTGCTCATATTCTTTCTTACGCGTAGTAAATATGCCTTGTGCTtctgtattttttgtttttaatgagGCTTGATTCAAATATGCATCAAATTGATTGATTATACTGCTGTGTTCTCTCTctgtaatttctttttttcaatttacaaCACTTTTAAACATTGAAGAAAACCTAGGAttctgttgttgtttttttttttttttttttttttttttttgttgttgtgtcAAAAAACCAAGGATTATAGTAAGGTTTTCAATTTACAAATGGTTTTTCTGttcggattttctttttttgagttttgtgtaTGAATTTGTAGCATGATCTTCCACTGCATCATCCAAATTTTGCATTTGTAAAttgtcaaagaaaaacaaagtatGAGGAAATTATAGGAGATTGTGTCGGCTTTGGCCATGAAGGGTATCAGCAGGTTGTTCCCCAATACAGGTGATTAATCATTTTTCAGTATGTGTTCTGTTGGGATGAGAAAGTGAATgaaaaagatgattttttttatttgttggttgATTTGTGTATGGACTATgtattcgatttttttttttttttttttttgggggattttgtgttttgtgtagAACCAGCAATGCAAGAGCAGGATCTGATCAGTCACGCCCGAAAAGAGGTTTTTTTCTCAAATCTCATTCGTTAGTTTGATTATTAATGTACTTTGGAAGGCTCTTCAATATGATTTTCTAATTTCTCCTTTCCAGCAttctctttttggtttttggagtATGTATGTGATTTATGTTTGAttatagaataaaaattaataaacacgAGATGCAGCAATTAATTTGCATCCTTATGACAACACATGTATGAGAGTGCATTCAATTTCAATGTGTGTACGTGTGACAGCATGTGCCTGCTTGCTGCTGCTGGGTATGCTTGTTGTTGTTTCTCGcgctattaattttttttgtgtgttgatttgattAACAATTCAAGCGTATCTTTATTTTGTTGGTGTGTGTTGGTTCGCAACCAGTTTTATatattggtttttttatttggatttaTAGCACTGAGGGTATAGGGGAACGGTGAAGCGGTTTGTATGGGCTCATGTATCTTAAACATGTAGTGAGAAGTGAggattttgttttagtgttttagacaATCTGAAGGAATATGTGGATACTATGATTTGGGGTTGCTTTCTTAAACCATGATAAAGCAGTCCAAGTAATTTTAACATAGATATCATTTTTTATGTAATGCATGagtatatgaaatgttaagacGATAATATATCAtgtgatttaaaattcaaagaGAGACAATGAACCatgtttgatattttgtttgtcTTGATTCGTTTAAATTTGGGCGTTTTTCAGTTGGATTCATGGGTTTTGTTTAAGATATCATTTGTGGTTTATGAATGGTTTGCCAATGCAAAAGTTttcatcttttctttgttggatTCATGGGGTTTTCTTAAGCTttcaagtttttagtttttatcaaGAAATTATgggtttcatttattttttaaactagaCACTTTTTTGTTAAGATTTTCTTTATACTTCAGTAAATGATTGCTTCTTTACCTGTAAATTTTCAGGTTGTACCCGCAGCGAAGCGCATGCATTTTTTCTAGTAGCTCCTAATTATTGAGGTCCCCAAAAAATTTCGTCCTCCTATGTTATATTTTTCATCCTCTAACTTGGTTAGTAGTAAGATGTGGTTGTTAATCTTGATGCCCTTTATCACGTGATGTGATTAAATGGAGAAATGCGACTACCCAAGATATCAACTTAGAAAAACGTCATTAATTAACAAGAAATCCCACATCGGAAGAGGCAAACCAGAGTCCCTGCTAGAATGCGTTGTGCGGTGTGCATAGAGCGGACTATTCTTTCGCCTTTTACTAAAGAATACCATGTGCGTGCACATTTAGTGGCGTACGCAAATTTTGTGAAGGGATTTCTCTCACAAGAGAACCCTACAATGTACTTCAACCTTATGGTTCTCTAATCTCTATGCGCAAGCTTTCGATTCAATCAGGCCTTAAAAGTACTATATTTACACATTAACTACGTTCCAGGTTCAAAGAGGTCCCTGCCTTCTGTGAGGCCGTGATTCTATTTCCTCGAATTAAACATGACACGCAAAACTCAATCATTCTTTACCAAGCAGCATGTTGTAGCCTTGGAAGAGATTCATAGCTTGTTTGAGGTTGTTTTTGGGAATGCCAAAAGTACTTTCGGACGATCATTCCTGATGTTGGAATCATTtcctttttaaaagaaaatcatAAAAGTGAAAATAGTTAAaatagttttgatttttttattttgttttgtcacTTCGCGTTTCGTTCTTTATACATTCATTTACATCTCTCTCAGCATCTCACTCTTCTTCGTCcctcattttctttttgtatttctcTTCTTAACACAAGCACACAATATAAATTGCTGCTTGTTTCTCAAAACCTCACATGGAACAGAAGTAAAACCATCACGATCGACACAGCTAttaaaaacagagaaaatgGAGCATTTGGGATCCACACAGCCACGAGGTGAGCACAGAGCGAACTACTCCTTCACCTTTTACTAAAGAATACCGTGTGCTAGCTGCAATTAGTAGCATGCACCAATTTTTTTAGGAGTTTCTCTTCGTAGAGGAGCCCCTAAAGAATAGTTTtcaagaatttaaaaatattttttacttGCAATAAATGGAGCCTAGAGTCTAAGTTCAATTTAGATAATTTGTAAAATTCAATTTCAGCAAGACAAACCTCTTCCGAAGGCAAGTCATTGTGATGGTATTTCAAACTGATATTATGGGTGCACTACCGATTTGTGATACTGCCATTACCTGGTGTACGTATGTCTCCCTTTTATAAAGAATTAATTCAGGTTTATTTTAGCAGTGTGGGATGGTCAATGGGTACCCATGGATACTCCATACATCACCATTATCACAATAACAAGCACAAACTCCACTCACCACCACTAATAACACATAGTTTACACTTAAATGGACCTCCAtttaaggttctaaaagacgctagggcctagcgcctaggcgagctagacggatttaagtaaatctgttatatttcgtgtaaataagtgtctgtttatacttaaaatatatataattacatcataaattacaagatagaatgacatatatatatatatatattatgaagtattgaaacataatgaaaaatggggaacaaacatatgATTTGTGTTCATTttagtattcaacaagtttcttacaatttatataaaaaataataatgcaaaatgaaagttacatATTTACTGTCTAGGCATGTCTGGGCAGGTTAGGCGGGTGCTTAGGTGGCCTTAGTAGGTTTAGGCGccatttctaaattttcaaacgcctaggcattaatcggagCAATGGCCAACCGCCTAGCtcctaggcggggatttttagaacagtgcctCCATTTAACTAAATGGGTACCAGTTGACAATCCCATCAAACCCTAAATCTGGACTCTAGATGATTTCCAAATTTACTAGCAATGGTTCTAACTTCATTCCACTTTCATTAGATACGCCAGTCATATGCCCACACGTTATATGTGTAATTAAATTTGTCTATTATTTGTTCTGAAAATATTTATatcacttaaaaaaataaaaataaataaaaaaaatttttcTAAACGAAATAAAATTGAGCGTGGAACTTGGAAGAAAGGGAGGGGGTTGAAGTAAGAGACGCAGGTTAAAAAGaaccttcttaatttttttatttaacttttaatttttaaatagggTGTTATGAATACCTGGCCATTagaattgtgtaaaaaaaataacaaagttTGTGTCGTATGTAATTTACTAATTGCccatgtattttatttttgttcattttttatgAGAGGGTTAGAATCATAATTTTCTAGAGTTTTGACTGAAAAACAGAGTTtgtattaatatgtagtttagatacgAAAAGTAGACTCCTAGCACTAGCAATCTGGACACAAAGACATCAATTTGATTTCCATTTATACAAGGATACGACCGGCTTAACATGTCTTGCAAAAAAGAGAAGTGTTGTATCTCATTAAGCTGACACAACGATCCAATGGGACAGAAATGAAACGGGGAAATGGAATGATTGCACCCCAACCGATTTAGGTTCAGATTCCTCTGAAAGGTATTGGCGTTCTATCGGGCCATGATTCTATTTTCTCAAAGTACTTGACTGGAACAACACCATCGAAACCTTCGGTCAAGATCACCTTGTTCTCTGAAATGTAAAACTTCATTCCCTCTGCAATAAagattaaaaagaaagaaattaggCAAAAGAAGTCCTGGATACTCCCTGCACTGCCATGATAAAGAATAAAACGCGCTCGGGCATTTGACAATGAAAGGTTTGCGAACTATACCTTCCAAAGCTTTTTTAACATCGACGTAGATCAAAACATTAACATCGCGTCTCATACCTAAAAGAATGCAAAGAAAATAAGTTATCAAAGTAAGATGGATAATGTCCGTGTCGTGGATTCAAATGAATAGCTTATCCATATCTTCACAATCATTGTCACTATAGCTCACTAAGTCATGATAGTTATTACCACTTCAAAGAGAGAATTACTAAGTCAGTACAAGTCGTACCCCAGTAAACAATACTATACCCAAAAACTTTCAAGAAGTCTAGAATCCTGAAACAATCGGTGACCTCAGAATGCCAAATGCCTCAAGGTTAGGCTCAAAGGGTAACGGATAAACAATAGGTTCACCTATGAACGGTATTACTTCACTAGCTCCCTCAGTAATGCAGACTTGTATGCAACTCGCTATAGAGTTGATGAATTATGAGACAATTTTGATCCTTTCAAAATGGAAAAATATGCAAAAGACATAAAAAGCAAATTCGGGCCTACTAGAAATTGCACAGATGATTAGCAATTGGGTCCACAAATGGCCCTCTCCGGACGTGTGTTAATGTGATTAGAAATAAAAAGGATTCATCATCACAGGTTCgtgtacatatataaatattccTAATCAAACACATTACCGCTAATCACTTGCCCATCTGTTGGCAAGCCACGTGAGAAGTGAACATGTAatcttttcataatttttagaCCGGACCTTAATATCGATTCCAAATTCCTCCTATAGGTCCCATGCACGCAAACTGCATATCAAGGGGAAAGAAAAACAGTGAAGCAAACAAAAAGGTACAATTTCCATAGAAACACAAACAACTCTTCATTCTGGACAGAGAAATTATGTGCTAAGAATACAATAAGATTGCAGACTAAAAGATAAACCTGGAACTTCTTCGGATGAAATGATTGGCGTTAACAATCTTTCAGATTCAACTATCTGCCAATATACACAGAGAGTAGATATTAATATATAATGTTAAAGCCAAGAATAGATGGATGCTCAATCCAAAAACGCAtaacgaaaaaataaaaatggtaaaCATAATGCTTGCACGTCACAAATAAATTGGAGAACTAAGGCGGGGGGGTGTAGTCAAAATAGGATTTGATAGGATTTTGAGACTTTAAAATCAGGGTGTAGTCAATTACAGTTTTaaaagaggattttaaaagatttagaaatcatggtgtagtcaaagtaggatttaagaggattttaaagaatacaTCCAAATCCAAGGATagtcaattaagattttaaagaatACATCTAAATCTAGAGTTAGTGAGAATGCAaaagatttgataggatttgaATGGGAGAgggattttgatggatttgaagGTGGATGGTATATGTACCAAATGCTACCAAGAATCCTACCATCCCCCATCTGATTTCTTTTCACGCCCTCAAACAGAAAAGAACCTCCCAACCCCTTCATCTTCATCTATACCTTCCTCTTCAGAATACATCCCATCGTCCTCTTCGACTTCGAATACATCATCTTCATTCTCATCTatcatggattttttttttttttttcaaattctacTCGTAAACAGCTATTGGGTTCTAGCAAGTTCTCTCTTTTCTCAGAAGAGGAACAGTCTTCCTCCATTTTTTGCCCTACCTGAGATCCGAtggttcaatatttttttaacatatcGCTTGAATCAGTTTTTTTCTCCCATGTGCTCCTTGCACGAAACTGATTTTCAATGGAAGATCACCTCAAATCGCCAAAAATTATCTAATCTCCATTACCCCAAACCCACATAACTCGCACAAGCTCAGTGAGTTCAGCGCTGGGCTGAGCTTTGTTCCCAATAGCTATACTTTCTAGTTTTGGGGTGAACTCTGTGCTGCATGTGCAGAACTTGTTGATTCATATGTATTATTGTTGTGGGGAAGTGGAGCTTGCCGGAAATTAATGAAATGTGGCTTCTGATGTTATAGTTGGTGGGTACTGGAAGGGCAGGAAGCTAGAGTGTGCATTCAAGTTTAGGAAAATGGTGAGCTTGGGATTGAAAGGGAATGGAACTACGATGGTGAATATGCTTGCAGCTTGCAGCTTGTGGTCGGTCTGCTAGACTGAATGAAGGAAGGTTAGACAGAGGGAGACCCATAACTGAACACACATTGGAACATTGGAGTTGTTTGAGTCACAGCCGCATGATTTCATTAAAAATGATCCGACGGCTCTGCAtgtgattttcaattttttcaaaatcCTAAGAAATCCATACAAATCCACAAAAATCATAATGAAAATCCATAGAGAATTATaaagtctattaaaatcctttgaAATCTATCAATAAAGAATATCCATTAAAATCCTTtgaaatccaaattgactacAACCCCCCTAAATTCTGATTTGTTAAGCATTCGATAAGTATCTACATAATGATCTGAAACTCAGAGCTCAAGAACAATAGTGAAAGGATATCCAGTCAAGTGCAAGAAAACAATTCTCCAGCGTCGACAAATTTTCAAGTCTTAACAAAGATTCCACTTACAGAAAGACTCTGACCTGACTGTGCTTTCACTAGATTATGCAAAGAGAAACTAGTTAATACCTTGTGATGACTTCACAAGATTACACAGACAAAAACTACTAGGATAGCGTGTGACTAAAGCAGTAAAATAATAATCCAAGAAAAACAGTTCCCCATTCAAGCACTTCACAAAAGGTCTCGTATCTCCAtgaaatgactcaaaacagatatTCAAGATAAATTACCTTTGTTGTGTGGCCTTGGTTTGCACGTATCAAAAGTTCCCCATTTTCTTCTAAGAGGCCGAAGCGCTGCTTATTATCCTTTCTGACAGCCTAACAAGAAGTATCACATAATTAAACATGCTTCTTAGGCAGTAAGTTCATGTGACAAATAAAGGACTATCAAGAACTGCTCACTAACCTCCTTAATCTCATCAACAGTATGTGATCTCAATGGAATATTAGCAAATGTCCTTATGTTCAGCTTTAACAGATCATTAACCTTCACATATCCATTGCTTCGCATATTCAAACTCAACTCACCCGCCATATGGCGCAATATACGCGTCCTAGAAAATTACCAGAGAGGCTAAGTTTTAATAAACTATGCCATTAAGCTGCATTACTCTACCAATAATTAACATTTAtatacaaacaaaacaaagaaacaaagacTAAGTGGGTAGTGCAGTACTTACAATAATCTACCAAGTGCATCAATTTTATCTTTTCCAGCGCCACCACCTCCGCCGCCACCGCGGCCCCTCGATCGTTCTCTATCATTTTTCACCTCCCAatgtcttcctcctcctccactgCCCACAAAAATATACAATCAGAATTTCAGAGTATTGTTTTATGTAAGAAAAAAATCCAGTATTATTCCTCTAccattaaatgaaaaaaaaaaaagttcaataaATCGTCAATTGATTGAAACAATTCAAAAGTTGAATAAATTTCTCAGAAAACAATGGAAAGTCAcaattctgtttttttttttttttaattggaacTCGTTCCCtgattttctcagcaaccaaacaggatAGGAGAGGAAATGGGAGGGGGAAGAAACTACCTTCTGGAGGTACTGCTGCTGCTGACGTTGCGATTGTTGTTGTCCATGAAAACCAGAGCAGGAAAGCTGGGAaggggaagaggaggaggagatttAGGGCTACGTGGAACGAGAACACGGTAGTAGCGTAGAACTCCAATGTTACCGTGGGTAACAGACGACCACATGAATGTCTCGAGACCTTGCAAAGCCCCGGAATCTGAGAGAGATGAAATGATGAGGAAGGAGAGGGAGACCAGAATGCTCACTTTAATCGGTTCGGGTTTTTACAtgggcttttttttctttctaattggaATTCCATAATAATGGTTGAATCCACGACCCCTTTACAAGTGAGATTCAAATTCATGTCACTCATTCTTACTTTTTGatggtatttctctttatttggaATAAGAGGTCTTATGACATACCCCGATCGAGATCGGAGCAtgtggccgtcacgtggaagtgacgaaGCCACGTGCATAGtacggaagctaataaaatcgTAATgcaaaagtacgaataattaaaaactagcatacataaGGTGATAGAAATAAGTGTTAGCGTAAGTGggacacaagttcagagcataagcctacagcagtccaaatTATTATGAtacgacaacagtacacccaaaggtgaccctacgctggtgatcgtctgtcagaaatgtcGGGAAAACCCTCTGGGAAACAATcgaacctgctagacaactagaacctggaggggcgcaaaacaaaagcgtgagtgggcaaaaacaaagcttttcgaaaaccatttaataaataagttctaacccctcgccgtaaaacctgtatacttcccagaaaataaccatATGTACATGTATATAGATATACCAATTATGcgcaagaatatgccatgtcggaacctcataatgaaatgcaagtgctcaggtataaatcatatcaataacatgtaGTCtagcagccggagtcacctaacgtgacctgtacggctgcatctagagctcaaatctcaatctcaacaACTAAACCttcccacgagtcggaaccacctaaagtggtctgtacgacaggcctggctgtaatacatataaacgctctagtgctacgatcacgtgaaggctgtgcgaataatcgcgggtcacctacgagtcggaaccacctaatgtggtctgtacgacaggactgtgcacctaacttggatccaagctgagcgtctggtgcgggaggtgaacatcacgtgaaggactgtgccctactctgggcgtgagcactaacaccggggatgcaggttatgagctctctaagcatctcgaaTCGCTACTGAatttaaacatgaataacacttacctggcacttacctgtgcgtccacagcacccaatatgcatatgtatatgtatgcaactaataatgcgacTAACGATGCACACACAACtataatataatgcatggcatatggcaaataacaattcaaatcaatttctgggaaaatataagtatataggtatatacggaaaaccaaaagcccacttactggtatgtggaagggtcgtagcccccctgcctcgagtgaccacgttCGTCCTAGGAATAcatatcacctatatgcgaaacaactataaaaacgttaatttt contains the following coding sequences:
- the LOC137735245 gene encoding uncharacterized protein, which codes for MWSSVTHGNIGVLRYYRVLVPRSPKSPPPLPLPSFPALVFMDNNNRNVSSSSTSRSGGGGRHWEVKNDRERSRGRGGGGGGGAGKDKIDALGRLLTRILRHMAGELSLNMRSNGYVKVNDLLKLNIRTFANIPLRSHTVDEIKEAVRKDNKQRFGLLEENGELLIRANQGHTTKIVESERLLTPIISSEEVPVCVHGTYRRNLESILRSGLKIMKRLHVHFSRGLPTDGQVISGMRRDVNVLIYVDVKKALEEGMKFYISENKVILTEGFDGVVPVKYFEKIESWPDRTPIPFRGI